The Lathyrus oleraceus cultivar Zhongwan6 chromosome 5, CAAS_Psat_ZW6_1.0, whole genome shotgun sequence genome includes the window CTAGGAGAAAATGGTATAATAACTATTTGTTTGGCTTCAAATTTGTTAAAGTTTGTAAAATAATGTTCCTCTTACATTGCTTGATTTCATAGTCAATGAGATCTTCCACCATCGCGTTCTGGTCAACGACCTCCCAAACACTCACCACCTTAGATCCTGAGTTCGTTGGAAGCCACTTGTCTTGCTGAGTGTTGATTTTCCTCTTGTTACCAACTTTCCACTTAAATCCCTCCTCCATTAAGAATTTGGCACCTAACATACTCCTCCACACATTTTGGATTATGGTTGGCTTTTTCCCTCGAGAAGCTACAACTTGGGAAATACCTAGCTTTAAACACCTTTCCCATTTGAGTGTGCTTCCTCATGAGCAGTCTCTAACATTGTTTCCCCAACAAGGCTTTATTGAAATCACTAAATTCCTTAAATCACATACCTCATTTTCTCTTAGGTCTTGTCATTCGTTCCCAGCTCATCTAGTGAATTTCCTTTCCCCGTCCTTCACCCCCACCAGAACTTTTCTATCATTGATTTAATCTCCGAGCAACATCCTTCAGAAACTTGTAACAACTTATAATATAGTAGAGAATACCTTGCGCCGCTTCTTTGACCAACATCTCCCTTCCTACTATAGACAACGAATTACCCTTCCACCCTTTGAGGTTTTCCAGACCCATTCAATAACAAAGGAAAATATTTCTTACTTGGACCTGCCAAAAACCACAGGAAGACCTAAGAACTTAGAGTGAGATGTCACAATCTTTATCCCCATTTTGTTACAGATTATGTTTTTCACTTCTTCATGCATATTTCGACTAAACGACGCCTTGGATTTGTCCAGATTAACCAACTTACCAGAGCCCTACTGGTAAGTTTCAAGAACTCTAAGCAGGTTTGTTGCCTCCTACGGATTTGCTCGGGAAAAAAATAGAATGTCATTCGCGAACAGCAAGTGAGAGATGATAGGTTCCTTCCTGGCCATCCAAATTCCAGGAACATTTCCCCCTTACTTCTGAATGGATCATTCCCAAGAGAACATTTTCACAAAGAATAAAGAGGTACGGTAATAGAGGGTCACCTTGACGTTAGCCAAGTTTCGGAGAAAAACTCTTAGTATGTTTCCCATTGATGAGGATTTCATAGGTCACAGTAGATATACATCCAAATATTATAATAACCATCTTTGGGGGGCAACCCCATTGAAATAAGCATTATTTCCAAAAATCCCCACTCAATCATATCGTACGACTTTGACATATCCCGTTTCAGTGCCATTGTGCCTTTCTTGccttttgttttctttttcatCCATGAAAGCACTCCATTGCAATCAAACCATTGTCCGTGATCAGTTAGTTTTTGACAAACACACTTTGCCCCTCATCCACTAGGTCTGGCAGAATTGGCTTCAGTCTATTTGCTATCATTTTGATAACTATCTTCATAATCACGTTGCACGGGCTAATGGGGAAAAACTCTTTCAGAGTCTTTCGATTCTTGCCTTTTGAAATTAAACAAATGAAAGTTTTGTTGATATCATTCGGGATCCTTCCATTATTAAGAATTTCTAGCACTAACTTCTCCACATTATTTCCAACAATATGCCAATACCTTTGGTAAAATACAACTGGATCCAAATCTCCACATCTTCACATCCTTTGCCAAAATAAACAACATGCCTCCAAGCGGAGCCAAGCTCTTAATCAATTGTCAAATGTGCCACTTATTATGTTCTTCTCGATGACCATATATACCTGCAATAAATTATTTTCCATCGGTGACCTCATCCTCAAAGTATCCCATATGTGGTTTAGGGAATACAAGGAAATAAAAATCTCACAGTGTCTCTCCACGTCAAGGCCAAACCTCCCGTCCTATCCTTCCAAGACTTGTTACAATCTACCGTCGGGCACAAATAGAAGCCATAAGCCTCTCAAATTCGCTCCACTTCACCAAATTTGAATTCTGTTTCCATCAAGAACACCAAACCAGGGTTTTCTAGACGGATGAGCCTTGATAAGGCTCGAGCTGCATATGGATTCCACAATCCCCTACAGTTTCGTAATATGAGTTTCATTGTGGAAGGCAGTGTTGGGCCTTCAACACCACCTCTGGTAAAAATTGAGAGTTTGTAACTTCAACCACTTCATCTTGTTTCCTCTTATTTACCCCAGTCTTAACATCCAGAGACGTACCCGTAGTTATTGGTACCTCCACCAGATGACACTTCCTAAGGTCCAACTCCACCTTCTTTGCAGTTGTACTTTGCTTTCTCTTGCCTTCTTTTTGCCTTTTCCACTTGGTTCGTTCTTTTTTTTCACCCTTCTTGACCTCACCTTCCTGTACACCTCTAGATATCATAACATCCCGTAAGGACTCAACAATACTCTCAACCTTCTTTGTTTCTGCAAAATCTACCTTCCCTCTCCTCTTATTCCCCTTCTCCATAATCTCGTTTACTCCAGGTTTTTGGATCACTTCTCTCTCATTTTCTACCTCCTTTTATCAATCACTGCATTTGTTATGGCTTGACATGTTAAAGAGATTTCTACTGCAACTTTCGGTGCTCTGCTCTTTTTTTATCCTCATTGTTCCTTGGTAATGGTGAAGTCCTGAGACATGGCCCAAAGGATAGATCTTCTTCTTGAACCAGATGTCTAAGTCAGCATGTTCGACATCTTAAACCAGAATTGACAGATAATATAACACAAGATTATAAATCATAAAGCAATTATATTATACAAATAATTGTTAACCTAGTTCAATGCAACGTCACCTATGTACGGGGGACTTTCAAaccaagaaaggaaattcacttTCAATAGAATTAGTACAAAGTGTCTTAGACGAACAACCCTTGTCCAATGCTCATCTTATTAATTATACTCATGTTTTTATtactccccctaaatatgagacccctctcactttctctcaatcactaaccCCAGCGATCAATACAATAAACAtaatatgattttttgaattataactcaactatCACACTAAACTCTATGCCTTTGGATATGAATGCATGTTCTAGATTGGTGCACAAACAATAACAAAAGACTCAAAATAGAAACCCTAACACAAGGATCCTCAACACTTGCACACACTTCAAACGTTAGGTTTGAGTCtccttaaatagcaatgcaaTTTTTTGGGATTTCCCCAATGGGCATTTGATTTGAGATCACATCCATATTTTTAGAGgattttgttttgatttatttttcaaCAACCTCTAATAAAAAGTTTTGATTTATTTtgattcaaatttaaatctccaaTTAATTAAAATTTGATCTTATTCAATATGTCAAACAAATTTAACTAACACATTGCTAAAAGATAGCAAACATCTTGTTGCACACAACCAGGAAACTTGCTCAGAACAACAATATTGGTCTGCTGACAAGGGTCGGATGTTGCACACATGCTAGAACATCGTGTCTCACATGTGTCCTTTCTTCATCGAAACATTTTGTACACTCCATGTTGTTTTGCATAATGCAGCCAGTCAAAAGGAACAACAATCTCCCCATGTGTTAAATTTTGGCAAAATAACTCTTTCAAAAACTTATAAAATATGCATGAGTAAATCTTACAAACTAAGCAACATAAGCACACCACAAACATAACAAACTGAGAAAACAACAACATAAGTAAGTAACACATAAGTAAAGTGGTTGCTACACATTCAAAACATAACCATAACGCTCCCAAAGTCAGGTACACTAACAATCATACATGCACACAATCAAAGTCAGTAGTCAATCATGTTAGTCAGGTCACTCAGAACTACCACTACTCATCAAACATAAGTAAAGAGATCGGTTCACAAACATTATAGTTCATATACATAGAGAGATCAGCTCACACATGCTTACAAACATACATGTTCACAAGTTGAAGGCTAGATGTCGGGCCAGATACTCCATCATGCACATAACTCCACAAACACATCAACGCATACATACCATTACTCTCCCTTTTTGCCACAATTTGGCAAAGGTATGGGAAAATgaaaaattataaaaaataaagaaCACATACAAAAGACATGAAAACAAAGCTGGAAGACCATACAGTAGAACCAAGAACACAAATGAGTATCAAACTGGAGTACCCAGGACCATGGTTAAAATGCAGAAGACAAATTTATTAAAAACAAAGGGTAAAAAAACTTCAAAACAACTTCAACTTGATGATTTTAGTCTTTAGAGTTtgattcttcttcttcacttAAGGATTCTGAGATGTTGGCTTCTCCGTCACTAGCAGATTGTTCTTCCTCTTCTTTTTCATTGTTAGCCTTTTCTTCATCCTCAACTTCCTTTTCCTTGGTCAACAGTTTGATCAATCCATCCATATTACTCTTCCTGATGGTACTTGCAATAATTGTCTCTTGCAGAGCCTTTGAGACTTCCATCAACTCATGCAACACATCATTTCTGATTGCTTTGGATATAGGAGAAGAATTTTCACGAGCATTTTGACCTTGGTGCTTTGTCACCGCAATGTCTAAGACACTTCTTTGTTCTCTTTGTTCATGTATTGGACGGAAAGTTACCTTGCTTATGTGTAAAAATTCTCTATTTTGTTGGAATTGGATGTATATTAACCATAGTCTTATTAAACTTTAATCTTCTTGGTTAATACTGAAACATGTTGCAGACAAACAAATTAAACTCAAGATTTTTCTATTTGTATTATCATATCAAGCCATCTCCTCTTCCATCTTTTATGGTCCACACTTGTTAGTCATTTTGAGAAATAGAGCTCCAATGCTTTTTGTTGAGGTAGAGGATTGCAAACAACAAACAAACTGTGTTATTCCAAATAATTTCTTTATTATCATTCAATTTTGAGTACAATGCATTACAAAAGGGTAGGCAGCTATCAAAATCAATCTATCCACCCAATTTTtctataattttttttatctattATAAGAATCCAATAAGTCCCCCCCAATTGATcaattataaaaataaataaaataaacaaaaaaaatgacATTAAATAAGGTTGTAGAGTATCTCATTCCAAGTATCTGGAACACCAGAGAGACACCAATGACTACAATCCATTCCTTTTAAACCAAAAAGTCCATAAATAGAAGGATGACCATCTTTTCTCAGCAATGAAAGGGTTGTGATGTCTAGCAATGTCACCGGTTTCTTAATTGTGCTTAGTACACTCTTCAAAACACCCACAGCCGGCGGCAATCCGCCCGGATATGTCGATCCGGCCACCGGCGTCTTCTCTCGGATACAGCTCTTTGCAGTTGGCTCATTCCATAGGGTGCCACTACAATCAAAGTTCAAAATACAAACATTATTGTCATGTCACATTATCTATAATACTGATTGAACactaaataaaaaaaataaaaaaagaaaggGTTTATAATTTACTTGTAATGAGAAGGGGAAATTCCTTGAAAGAAGACTTTTACTTTTGTAGGGTCAATGTTGGCATCTACCCATGCTGCCCATGTAATGAGTGCTTTTTCAAAAGCCTTCATTCTATCCATATCTTTCATAACTTCACCTCCAACTTCAATATAATCCCATCTGAATTTTGGTTTTATTAAACTTGATTAAAATTAGATGCCAACCCCAAAATAATTGATTCTTGAATTTAAATAATAAGCTTACGGTTGAGTGGGTCCTCTACGGTACCACCAATGCCATGTGTTGAAGATAAGCATGTCAATCCCATTCCATAGCTTGCTTCCTTCTATGGAGTCTAGCTTTAAGACTCTGCCTATATCCTCTCGGACAACATCAACTAAATACACGTTCCTATCTAGCATCACTTTCACTTCATACTCCTGcaaattattaaataaaaaataaaaatgataattTAGTGAAAAAATTATAAACTACAAATTCAAAAATAATTATCGAATAGAATTTTGTATTGATGTGAATTAGAAAAACTAAAGATTTATTGACTGCACCTACAATTGGCTACTTAGGTCATATACATACAATCACATTAAATTGATTGAGTAATGGGCTAAGTTAACGTGAATATTAGGTTTAACAAAAAATTGGAAGTCTAAGTAAAGGGCAAACACCTCCATTAAAGCTTTTAAAGTTATTCTAGAATCTCAACTAAAGCCAAATACCTTAATTAAACAAGGTAAGATGAAAGACTATGATAAAGTAAAGAATGTTAATTTAGGCATGACCGAAAATATAAGTAACCATGATATGTCACCTAATTAAACATTAAAGCTTTCTGATTTTGAAAGGGGTAGGAGTTGGATCTTGCATTAAAAACATGTAGCTATTTGCCTAAGTTACTTGttaatatcaacaacaacaaggGACCACTTATATATATGACTTAACACCAAACAATGTAACTATTCCCACTTTGTCTATTAAAGTATCAAATAGAAATAGAAATTAAGGATGATAAAATGGATTAGTTTGTCACAATTAGCAATGACAATGATTtaataaaaaggaataaaaattagCAAGAAATTAAAATTTGTTACCGTAAATGTAAATATAGAAACATCTCCAACTCTGGCGACAGTGTAATTAGAATTAGGCACTGCAGAATGAAGCAAACAAGTCATAGATTGCCATTGATTTCTGCTTAAAGAATCTCCCACAAACATGATGCTCTTCCCCCTCATTCTCTCCAGAAAATCTTCTCCGTCGAATCTGCCATTAAACATAATAAAATTATTCATTGAAAGAATGTAAAATTGTTCTACAGTGTATCTTTGATTTTTTCTTCATAATTCGTGTAAAATGGTTAACAAAATCACTTAGGGAAGAAGTATTAGTAAATGGTTTCGTGAATTATTATCGTTATAATTTGTTGCTGACTTCACTAGCCACTTTTTCAAGTTGTTTTGAATAACTACTTTTCCCTGAAAAAGCAAAACTAGTACTGTACTCTAGAACAAAAAATACAAAATGATGATGGACACATTGGGAATAAGATAAGATTTGAGAGGACAAAAAGGGTAACACACAAACAAGAGTTTCAGAGTTTGGTCTATAGCGGACCCACGAGTGACTGAACCGACACCTTTTTTTTCATACAAAATGAAACAACATGAGAATTGAGAATCTATCTCTAATTAGTTACTCTGTCATGTTGGTGTCTTAATTATAATAATCATTTAACTCTTATTAATAACCATTAAATATTActaataattttttaaaatattttcttagATTTTATTTATAAGAAGAAAAGACATGTTAAAAATCCAACCCAAGCCAAAACATTCGAACCTTTCATTAAGTATAATTCCAAGCCAAACATTCGAACCTTTAATTCACTGCTAATGTGTTTTATTTTTTCTTATATTAAAAACTCCAGTTGTTATACAGGCTGTAATGATTGGATCATACCTAAAGGTCACATGATTTCCTACACTTTTCTAATACTACTCATAAATAGCCTATTAATTCCAGACAGACTCTTTAATCTTAAAAAAAAAGTGTTTGAACTTCTTCAATTTTCCATAACTTTATTttataattataaaaataaaaatattcaaTATACATAGAAATAATATAGCACTAAAACTCAAAATGAATGGTGTGTTTGGAGGTTATATATACTTATTGAATATTGATGACAACAACCAACAATAATTGGTACTATTATCTCAACTAAAAATGCATAACTGTAGAACCAAAAGTAATAAAAATTGTGTTTTTACATAATAAAGTGAAAATGACAATAAATAAAAAAGCAACCAATGAAAAGAAAGAGAGTAATAATGATAACCTGAGTAAATTGCAGGACAGTGGTTTCCATCTGTAATGGGTGTAAATCAGATCAGGCCGTCCATTTGCTACACACCTGAACTCGCGTTCTATAAACGGACACGTGGCTGGTTTATATAACGGATAGGACTCATCCACCACCCATGTTCCGGTGAACAGGTCACACTGTTCCGGTGAACCATACTCACCCTTTGCTTTCCCTGTTATCATCACCACCGTAACTGTGAGGAAAAACAGGAGAATAATAGGGTGTCGTTTAGCACCCATTTTTGAATCTCTGTTTAACAAAGAACAGAGATAGAAGAAGTTATAAGGAGGGAAAAGAGAATGAGAGATTTGTTTGCTATGGTCACAGCATTTATATAAGACCGCGGCTGCATGTGTATACATGGGTCACTCTTCACAGAGAGAgttattttgttttcttttgcTTTATTTAGttcttttgtttttgtttttttagaaAATGTTTATTGAATATAGGACTTGTACATATGTTATCACAAACTGATCATAACACTGATTTTAAaagtaagacaaaagtttgtataaaaaaatcaaaaatatgACAAAAGTTTGGCTAGAATTACATGTTTCCTATTTCTCATAAAAAGCggtttatttatatttttttatcaatctcaaaatatatatatttttataatattattttattttattttactttttacaatataaatatattttttttactgtaataaaatatttattatgAGATAGAGAAAATATATTAGATACGAGACATGAATATTTTATTTGAGTTTCAGTGGAGTTATTAAATAATGTTAATTTTAATAGTATAAttcatattatttattaaaatatttttattagttGAATAAAgtaaaaattaataaataaaaatattatcgTGAAGAAAATAATAAATGTTATATTGGTATTATAATGATACAAttattttgaagaaaaaaaagaCACTTTTTATGAGACGGAGTAACCTCTGTCTTATAAAAATGTTATATTTAGGTTCATAAAGAAATAGTTAGATATGTTGCTTTTAATAATTGTTAAATgtaattcaaattcaaattgtTTAGTTTGGATTTTATTTGATTGGCTAGTTACAACTAAAAAATAGAGAAATTGAGTTTGTTGAGATTGAAATTTTTTGTTACAATTAGTTACGTTATTTTTCTTCTCTCTCTCAAATTCTTTCAATATTCATCATAATATTTTCCTTTGCATCAATGGAGTTTTATTGTTAACTCCAACAATTGATATTCATAGTTCTAGTTTTATTCACATGGAAACACGAGTGTACATCAGGTGTGTGATTGATTTCGTTCCTCACATTCACATTAAATCGAAGATCGAAATTGAAGAGAATCACAATCTTGATTCTCAAGGATTGGGAAACATGGGTATTGGTGAAAATTGAGCGATTTGcacaagaacgaagatgagcGGTCGGAATGGTAGCTTGAATACATAGCTTCCAATATTCTACGAAAATAATTGGAATAGTGGTCGATTCAGATGCGTGTGTTGCTTGTCGCTCAATATGTGTTTGAGCTTGTTAATAATGGTAGCACGCTAGTTGCAGAAAATGTAACAAAAGCGCAAAGAAATGTGCAACGTGAAACGAGGAAAAAGGATCATAAGGCATTGTTTTatatccatcagtgtgtggataCGAAGATGTTTGAGAAGATTGTCGACTCGACGACGATGGAGGTGGCACGGGATACACTTGTGCGGTGCTATGATGGTAACGTATCAGTGAAGAAAGTAAAGTTGTAGTCCTTATGCAAGCAATACGAGAATCTCAACATGATGAATAGTGAGAATGTGCCTGATTACATCTCCATAGTGATTGTGGTCACGAATGCGATGAAGTCTTGTGGAGAAACGTTCTctgaacaagtaatcattgaaaaCGTACTAAGATCATTTACTTCCCAGTTTGATTACATGGTTGTAGCCATAACTCGAAAGACACAAacaccatgagaattgaagagatgcATAGTAGTTTAGAGGCACAAGAATTGCGTCTGACTGAAAGAAACTCTGAAAGGGAAACATAACAGACTCTAAAAGCTTATTTTGTCAATAAGAACAATAAACAAGCATGACTAGAGAACAAGAAAAAGAATGGTGATAGTGCTCAGAAGTCAGAACTCTTCGATCAAGATGAGAAGAAACACAAGAATGTTCAGAAGGGAAAGGAGAAGTTTGATAAGAGGAAGGTTTTATGCTACAACTATAACGGGTTTAGCCATTTTTCTGCTtattgttggtcaaacaaggaaagcAAGGGTGAACAAGCCAACATAGCCAGAGGAGATTCTGAGGATGAACCTATGTTATTGATGACATCTGAGAATATAGGTAAAAAATGGTTGgctggtggtatatggacaccGGCTATTCAAATCACCTAACTGGAAACAAGCAATGACTAGTTGATTTTGACTCTGGTAGAAAGACCAACATCATATGTGTTGATGatgagtatctgaatgctgaAGGAATGGGAGATTCCAAAGTAAAATTTAAGAATGACAAAATTCTATTGATCAAGGATGTATGGTATGTTCCTGACATGAATAGTAATCTGATGAGTGTAACTCAGCTGCTTGAAAAGGGGGTTTCAATAACCATGAAGGACAATatcttgaagttgtatgattgTGACCAGAAGTTGATTATGCAGTCTACACTAGGAAGAAAGGGGACATTCAAGTTGAATGTTTAAACATCAGACACTTAATGCATTGGTGCAACTAGTGTTGTAAGGGAAAGTAAATTGTAGCACAAGAGATTGGGACATTAAATTTATATGTTTATGGCATATGAGTTCAAAGAATATGGTACATGGAATTCCAAAGATTGTGGCACCAGAGAAATCATGTGATATATGCATGAGAGGCAAGCAACCAAGATTTCCATTCTCATCAAAAATATATCCAAGAGCAACTCATGATTTGGTCTGATGcattctgatgtatgtggtccatTTGAGGTGTCTTCACTTGGAGGAAATGAGTACTTTGTGTCATTTGTAgatgagttcacaagaatgacatgggtaacACTCATAAAGTTCAAACATGAGGTGCTTGCTGAGTTCAAGAAGTTCAAAGTGAAGGCTGAAAATCAAAGTGAACAAATGTTGAAGATCCTCGGAATCGATAGTGGAGGTGAGTTCAATTCAATAAAGTTTAAGAAGTTATGTGACGAGcatggaattgagcatgaggtgacTTATCCATATACTCCACAATataatggtcttgctgaaagaagaaatAAAACTTTTCTTGACATGACAAGAAGCGTGCTAAAAGAAAGGAACCCACCTCACACATTGTAGGGTGAAATAATTGTCACGTCAGCGTATGTGCTAAACAGATGTCCAACAAAGAAGTTAAAGGAAGTAGTTCTTCTAGAGAAGTGGACTGGAAGAAAACAAAGTGTAAGCCATTTCAAGGTGTTTGGTTATGTATGTTACAAACGTGTACCATATGATACTAGAATAAAATTGGATGACAAAAATCAAGTCATGTTTCTTATAGGTTACCACTATGCATGTACTTACAAGCTCTACTGCCCAATCACTTACATAATCGTTGTCAACAGAGATGCCATCGTGAAAGAATCATAAATATGGGATTAGAAtaagtctcaatccaactctagTGCAATGTCAACATTATAGTCTGATCCTGACTCTGAAATAGATTATACCTCTGAAGGTGAGTTTGCCTCTGAagtgaaggagaatagcgatccaaaacgcaacggaaattaaaattgtctcctttagtgatccttacgaatgggcatgatcaatgatagaatcgttacctttTGTGGCGtttgaaacctttgatgcagatctaaggagtgatcacgaacgttgaatggtgacaacgcctctactcagtccacacgaacagattccttcaatctcagtgctaggTATTATGAATGAaagctttgagtgagagagagatatagaaacgaaatttcaactgaacaaatacttctgcacaagggttctatttatataaccacttgtgtgggctgcaagctaaaaagtccacttaagtgtatgtggcccatatcttatgatatgccaaaatcacttaagcgcgtagtaccttaccatattttgtattctaattaagtacaccgtaccttacgatgttctacaattcacgTAAGTGCACTgtatcttacggtgttccttatttactctatctctcatcaatccgtccttttgtgtgtgaccctgtaggttttcgcgacattagcaattatattaaatcacgtatttaacataataaacaatgagaggtatctagcaacacatcactgctacccaagacacgaaaatgtcacgtgatctgacaaatccttttgtgatgatacttatgtgtataattacccttttgcccctatgtctatattgaacacaaggaatagattgtgtcatccttgtccagttcaatattgggcccgtagacatttatcctgttacgcaggatggacaaattccatctaggtcactcatgtccctcaacatgcttcgtggagtatccatcaactgtctttatggccatccagttacggataatgtttaatcaacaataaagcactcaactctacatctagggtccatagtggtttcaggtctaagggtggtatacaccactatcaccatgagaataacttatgacactttgtataatattctatatggtattctcatagtgggtcaatctagtataaatattactcctaatattcatacatatgtttaagacttgataactccttatccatgatccatgagatgtgatcagcattctatatacataatagtcttaatgctttaatgttatcccacttcacaacaaaactcgattacagatactttaagaatattatccttatgtttaatggaaTCTCTTGATTAAGTCACATctgatacattaaacagactatatattctagggactttattaaacaagcataataaagaaaaagccttttattattaataaataattcgatacaagtaccaaaagtattggcctctagggcttacaccaaaaatctcccactagcactagagccaatcaggcatacccctaatgcccataaGTCTAGTgtggccatcatgcttctgctatGCAAAAGGttttgtcagtg containing:
- the LOC127086127 gene encoding protein trichome birefringence-like 41, with translation MYTHAAAVLYKCCDHSKQISHSLFPPYNFFYLCSLLNRDSKMGAKRHPIILLFFLTVTVVMITGKAKGEYGSPEQCDLFTGTWVVDESYPLYKPATCPFIEREFRCVANGRPDLIYTHYRWKPLSCNLLRFDGEDFLERMRGKSIMFVGDSLSRNQWQSMTCLLHSAVPNSNYTVARVGDVSIFTFTEYEVKVMLDRNVYLVDVVREDIGRVLKLDSIEGSKLWNGIDMLIFNTWHWWYRRGPTQPWDYIEVGGEVMKDMDRMKAFEKALITWAAWVDANIDPTKVKVFFQGISPSHYNGTLWNEPTAKSCIREKTPVAGSTYPGGLPPAVGVLKSVLSTIKKPVTLLDITTLSLLRKDGHPSIYGLFGLKGMDCSHWCLSGVPDTWNEILYNLI